A single region of the Nocardioides ochotonae genome encodes:
- a CDS encoding class II glutamine amidotransferase, with translation MCRVLAYVGPEVPLKSLLLTPENSLINQTLDPEAHPQLQLAGWGFAAWSEHFCEPETPFVYHRPMAAFYDDNVHKVVPALRANTMLAHVRAADYNAHVVLADENCHPFIFDGTPWAIAQNGDVPSWQLLQRELLQHCKDEYLSQMSGTTDTEFFFVLLLSLMESDSDEDVKRAVEEAVRLIAQARQKLDIPELTKLKMALVSPKRVIGINTGTGHHGETDPAGDWRELREAEPGTDEFALGMLLEPMYMLTGRHLQTEKGAYGFEECGDDQATSAIFASEPLTEDTEDWSELVFGQIVFIEKDGASITRTVDDLKI, from the coding sequence ATGTGCCGTGTCCTCGCCTACGTCGGGCCTGAGGTCCCCCTGAAGAGCCTGTTGCTCACCCCCGAGAACAGCCTCATCAACCAGACCCTCGACCCGGAGGCCCACCCGCAGCTGCAGCTGGCCGGGTGGGGCTTCGCCGCGTGGAGCGAGCACTTCTGCGAGCCCGAGACCCCCTTCGTCTACCACCGGCCCATGGCCGCCTTCTACGACGACAACGTCCACAAGGTCGTCCCGGCCCTGCGGGCCAACACGATGCTGGCCCACGTGCGCGCAGCGGACTACAACGCGCACGTCGTGCTGGCCGACGAGAACTGCCACCCCTTCATCTTCGACGGCACCCCGTGGGCCATCGCGCAGAACGGTGACGTCCCGAGCTGGCAGCTCCTCCAGCGCGAGCTGCTGCAGCACTGCAAGGACGAGTACCTGTCGCAGATGAGCGGCACCACCGACACCGAGTTCTTCTTCGTGCTCCTCCTCTCCCTGATGGAGAGCGACAGCGACGAGGACGTGAAGCGCGCCGTCGAGGAGGCGGTGCGGCTGATCGCGCAGGCGCGGCAGAAGCTCGACATCCCGGAGCTCACCAAGCTGAAGATGGCCCTCGTCTCCCCGAAGCGGGTCATCGGGATCAACACCGGGACCGGCCACCACGGCGAGACCGACCCCGCGGGTGACTGGCGAGAGCTGCGGGAGGCGGAGCCGGGCACGGACGAATTCGCCCTCGGCATGCTGCTCGAGCCGATGTACATGCTGACCGGTCGCCACCTGCAGACCGAGAAGGGCGCCTACGGCTTCGAGGAGTGCGGCGACGACCAGGCGACCTCCGCCATCTTCGCCTCCGAGCCGCTGACCGAGGACACCGAGGACTGGTCCGAGCTGGTGTTCGGGCAGATCGTCTTCATCGAGAAGGACGGCGCGAGCATCACCCGGACCGTCGACGACCTCAAGATCTGA
- a CDS encoding HpcH/HpaI aldolase/citrate lyase family protein, with amino-acid sequence MHPYRSILFVPAHKPEWARKALASGADCIVVDLEDSVPSGLKEGARQTARQTLEDLRKESPDVGLFVRPNALDTRMSGTDLEAVVCPALTGLFTPKIRNATDVVRWETLIDWFEARNGAEGLEMIVPVEMVDAITNAFEIAGASPRVGAMIGPTSQHADIAKAVGYRQSREGSETLYLRSRILLACRQYGLHALTGLWEDLGDLEGLREFADYGLQLGFRGQILIHPSHVPVVHEVYTPSDEEVAHHEELVATVEKAVAEGHGAVRFRGTHVDIAHMEKAKDWLEHARRVRREG; translated from the coding sequence AGTGGGCCCGCAAGGCGCTCGCCTCGGGGGCTGACTGCATCGTCGTCGACCTGGAGGACTCGGTCCCGTCCGGCCTCAAGGAGGGGGCACGTCAGACGGCGCGCCAGACGCTCGAGGACCTGCGCAAGGAGTCGCCCGACGTGGGCCTCTTCGTGCGGCCCAACGCGCTGGACACCCGGATGTCGGGCACCGACCTGGAGGCCGTGGTCTGCCCCGCGCTGACCGGCCTCTTCACGCCGAAGATCCGCAACGCCACCGACGTGGTGCGGTGGGAGACGCTGATCGACTGGTTCGAGGCGCGCAACGGCGCCGAGGGCCTGGAGATGATCGTGCCGGTCGAGATGGTCGACGCGATCACCAACGCCTTCGAGATCGCCGGCGCCTCCCCGCGGGTGGGCGCGATGATCGGCCCGACGTCCCAGCACGCCGACATCGCGAAGGCCGTCGGCTACCGGCAGTCGCGCGAGGGCAGCGAGACGCTCTACCTGCGCAGCCGGATCCTGCTCGCCTGCCGGCAGTACGGGCTGCACGCGCTCACGGGTCTGTGGGAGGACCTCGGCGACCTCGAGGGGCTGCGGGAGTTCGCCGACTACGGCCTTCAGCTGGGCTTCCGCGGGCAGATCCTGATCCACCCTTCGCACGTACCGGTGGTGCACGAGGTCTACACCCCCTCCGACGAGGAGGTCGCCCACCACGAGGAGCTGGTGGCGACGGTCGAGAAGGCCGTCGCCGAGGGCCACGGCGCCGTCCGCTTCCGCGGCACGCACGTCGACATCGCGCACATGGAGAAGGCGAAGGATTGGCTCGAGCACGCGCGGCGGGTGCGGCGCGAGGGCTGA